GGAAACCGTGCTGGCAGCATCGGCTGAAGCAACGCCTTTTAGCCCGGCCAAAGGGCCCGAAGCCGTTCGTTGAAGCCGATCAGGTTGAAAGCGTGGAAATACTTTTGCAAATAAGCCTTCAGTCGATCCCGCACATAGGCCTGAGCATCAATCCACGGAGCCAGCATCGCGTAAAGCTGGCGCCGTGCGGCTTGGACCGCGGGGTGCGTCCATACGTACCGACTACCCGTAGCAACAAGCCAGCGCTGTCGTTCTGGAGAGAGAGCCTCGAAGGGAAGATCTTTTTCTTCCGGCTGAAGCCATTTTTTCCAGCGGCCACTTTCGACAACGGCTTGCTTGAGTGCAATATCTAGCGTGACCGGCAAACCTCGGTGGCGGGCTTCGTGTATGAGGGTTTCTAAAGCCTCAAATTCTACCGCAGCCAGACCCGGACCTACGTTAGCTCCACCAATGCCAGCCTTGGGGTAAAGCTCAAGTCGGGTTACACCATCGGTATAGTGCCCTTTAATCAGGGCTCCATAGCGACGCACCAGGGCATCCAGCCGTTGGGCACGCTTAAAATCGAAATCCGAGGTATCGAGTTGCGTTCCGATGTCCCCTACGACAAAGACAGGATGGGGCAAGCCTTCCCGATCTAAAGCCTTCCAGAGTTGGTCTAAAAAGGCAGCCATCCGGGTTTCCGCCTCTAGGCCGCCGCCCACTTCCTCCGTGCCCACTTCATAGGCAACGGGAGGCAGTTTACGTGCTTGGCGATAGGATTCCGCATGCTGTAAAAGCGCGACCGTACGTTCAACAATGCGGTCAATCGGTATGGGAGATCCGGGCGACGCTTCCAGATCGACCGTAGGGTCTAGGTGCAGCAAACCGTAGCCGGCATCCAGGCAAGCCTCGATGGTGCGTAGCACCGAGCGAAAGGTTTCTTGAAAGGAAAGCCGATCGCGCGCATGTACGTCTTTTTTCCAGGGACCACCATGATCTAGCCCCAAAACCACGGGCAAATCCAGGGCAAGATGCTGGCGCTTTTGGGCTACAAATTGCGCTAACGTGTGGGGCGTCCAGCCGGTATAACCCCCATCTAAGTCTACCTGGTTCAGCGTAGCAGCAAAAAGCAGCGGCGCGTTGGCCTCGGCTGCAGCTTCAAGCGCAGCTTCAACAACAGCTACCGAGTTGGGACAGACGGCCAATAGCGTGTGCGCATAGGCCAGCGGACCGCGTAGCAGCTCAACTACCCAGTCAACAAAACTGCGATGACGCGCCCTCAAAGCGCGGACCAGCGCCTCACCATGTGGCACCTGTTCTCCCATAAGGCCGCTAGGGTTGCTGCTAATTTAATGTAAAATATTGAACTTGCAAAAAAGAAGGCGTCCGAAGCCCAGACGCCTTCAACCAAAAGAAGCAAAAACCATCAAGTCACTCTTCTGGCATAGCTGGTCGAATGTCCCACATCAACATTTGCTCGATGGTAGCATAGTCTTCTTCCCCATCTGGGCTGATAAAAACATAATCGCCCAGTTCTTGCTGGGATGGAGGCAGGCGACGCCAACGCGTGCCTTCCTGATCGACGAATTCGTCGGGATAAGGGTTTTCGACCCGGTAAGAAGGATGGTAAGAGCGATAGGTGAGCGCTGCCCGGTATAAGGCAACGCGGCGCGCCCCCGCTTTGGTGCGGCTTTCCCCCTCCACTTTGAAAGGGGTGATTTCTATGGTTGCCCGGTAGTAGCCATCTTCGAGCTCCGTGTATTCCGGACGCATGACCTTAAACTCGTCCGGGTGGGGGTAGGCGCTGCTATCGGTGTCGTACATCATGGCATTCGCTTTTGTTTGCAGCGTGTTGAAAGACATATCACGTGTACTCTGCAAGGAGCATAGGGGTTCAGGAAGGCAACAAAAAAGCCCGCGGCATTTTAGAGGGAACTTTTGTGGAATTCGAAGTTGCGTTTTTAGCTCGTGGCAGCCTCAATCTATGAAAATGGATGTTTCAAGACGCAGCCGCCGTCGTGTCTGGGCCGGTTTGACCTTAGTGCTGCTGCTGCCTTGGCTTGCAATGCAGTTCACAGATGCGGTATCCTGGAGCTTAATCGATTTTGGCGCAGCTGCCTTTTTATTGGCAGGACTTGGGCTTACCTATGAGGTAGCAGTCCGATTTGGAAGATCATTGGCTTATCGCATAGCTGTTGGTCTTGCAGGGGCAGCTGCAGTGCTGCTTGTTTGGCTAAGCCTTGGCGTTGGCATTATTGGAAAGGACGGCGATCCGGCTAATCTGATGTACTTTGGGGTGCTCGCGATTGGCGCAATTGGGATTGTGAAGGCACGTTTTCGGTCGCGAGGGATGGCCTGGGCGCTATGGGCTATGGCGCTTGCTCAAGGCCTGGTGACCGCAATTGCATGCATCGCGCGCCTAGGCTATCCATGGAGCGGACCAGCAGAATTGCTGATGCTGAACGGCTTTTTTGTTGGACTTTTTGCCCTTTCTGCATGGCTGTTTCAGCAGGAGGCGCAACATGAGCTTAATTGAAATAAAACACCCGCCACCCTCTGGTGACGGGTGTTTTATGCATGACCAGGCGTGCCCGGGACTGGACTCGAACCAGCACGCCCTTACGGGCACCGCCCCCTCAAGACGGCGCGTCTACCAATTCCGCCACCCGGGCTTGTGCAGTGACCCCGGCAGGACTCGAACCTGCGACCCTCTGATTAAAAGTCAGATGCTCTACCACCTGAGCTACGGGGTCAGGTGGGTAGAGGCGTGTAAAAATACACTAACCCCTACCCTAAGGCAAGAGCGCTAAACGCCCAAGGCTACCTAAAGGATTCGATCCCCTCAAGGCGGAGGAGCAATTAGGCAAAAATGCAAACAGCGTGCGCTTAGGGCTTATCCGGAGTAGCTTGGGCCAGCAATCGGCGTAGGAGCCGAACGTACGCCTGGCGATCTGGCGGTGTTGCGGGTGGGCGTATGCGATACAGCACCAGTCCTGCAAGCCCTAAAATCCGGGCTTTGGTTTGGTCGCGTGCTTGGCGCTCAGGAGCCGCGTGTAGTGGACTGTCCAGTTCAAAACAAAAACAGGGTCGGTAGTCTTGGTCTGGATCGAACACAACACAGTCGACCTGGGCTCGAAAGACATAGCTGCGTTCGGCCTCGGTCAGCGCATCGGCAAGCTGTTCATAGTCCAGCAAACAGCTCAAGGCTACGTTTGGATAAACCAGATAGGTTAGAAACACCTCGCGCACGGCCTGAAAAAACACAGCCTCCTGACGCGAGCGAAACAGTGAAGGCGGCGTAAGGCAGCGTGTCGGTACGTAGCGTTTCACAGCAAAACCGTCCCACGCTTCCCAAACGGGTTCCGTGTGCATTGGGGTCATGTAAGGAGCGCACAGCGGATGTTCGGGAAGCCAACGGGCATAAGCTTGGGCAACTTCGGGGCGGTCTGCGTGGCGCTCGACCAGGGCCACGACCACGTCGGCAAAGAAATCTTCCGGAAGCCTAAAAAGCTGCCCGGTATGCAGCAGAAACAACTTTTCGAGCACTTCCTTGGGCACACTGTTGACGTACGCGCGAAGCGCGTTAAGCAGCACTTGCGTTGCTTGTTGCAGGAGGGGGTCAATAGCCAGCGACATCCGGTTCTGATACAGCACCTCAAGCGCAGGCTCCCAGGCCTGCGCCTGCAGATAGCGGTAGAGCGCTTCAACGTCTGCAGGCGGTGGCATTGGCTTTTCCTTTTACAGGTTGTCAATTATTTTGGCCCCAACCTGTTTGGCATTCAGCCTGCTGTAACCATGAAACGCTTGATTGCTGTAGGGATCCTGCTTGGGGTTTGCGTGGCCCAAAGCTTGGGGCAGCCACGCCTTAGGATCGAGCAAATTATGCAAGACCCCAAGACGTGGATTGGGGCTTGGCCCTCCGACCCCTTTTGGTCAGAAGATGGGCAGTTTCTTTATTTTTGGTGGAATCCCAAAGGACAGTTTCCTTCAGATTCGCTTTTTAAGGTTGCGCGTAGTGGAGGTGTACCGGAAAAAGTCTCGCCAGAGGAGCGGCGCCATCTGCCACCCGCTTTCGACGGTTGGCATCACGGCATGTGGGTGTACGATGCGGACTTTCGGCGGAAAGTCTTTGTCCGTGAGGGCGATCTGTACCTGTACGATCGGCAAACACGTCGGCTTACGCGCTTGACGCGCACCGTTGAGGTTGAAAGTACCCCGCGCTTTACGCCCGATGGCCAAGCCGTTGTGTTTGTCAAAAACAACAACCTATTTCAATTGGACTTGCGCACGGGTGGGCTTGTGCAGCTTACCGACCTGCGACGTGGCAGCGAACCCCGTGAACGCAAACCAGACGGTCAAGATGCCTTTCTCCAAGCGCAGCAGCGGGCGCTCTTTGAGGTGATTCGTAAGCACGCGGAAGCACGCGAAGCTCGGGAAAAAGCCCAAGAGCAGGATCGGAAGGCTGAAAATCTCCCTCCTACGTTTTACTACGGCGAAAAAGAAGTTACCCAGCTCCAGCTTGATCCTACGGGACGTTTCGTCACGTTTGCACTGACAACCAACCCACCCCAGGAAAAGTCTACGGCCGTTATGGACTACGTAACGGAGTCGGGTTATGCGCAGTCCAGGCAAGCTCGGCCTAAGGTAGGGGTGCCGCCTGGAAGCTTTGAGCTCTACGTGCAGGATCTGCTGCGCGACACGACCTACCTGGTCAACCTGCATCAGGTGCCCGGTGCTTACGATGTTCCGGAATATCTTCAACAGCAGGGCATCAAACCCGACACGCAAAAAACCAAGCGCTTTCTCTATGCTTATGGTCCTTATTGGAGCGGGGATGGGCACTACGCGGTGCTAGAGATTCGCGCGCGAGACAACAAAGATCGCTGGATTGCTCGACTGGACCCCCAAACAGGCCAGCTGACTGTACTCGACCGCCAGCATGACGAAGCGTGGATTGCTGGACCAGGCATTTCTTGGTTTGGCGGGCGCAGCACCATGGGCTGGCTTCCCGACAATCGGCACTTCTACTTCCAAAGCGAACGTACCGGCTACAGCCATCTGTACGTGGTCGATGTCGAAACGGGCCAGGTCCGACAGCTGACTGATGGTCCTTTTGAAGTATTCGACCCTTTTATCTCTCGCGACGGCCGCTACTGGTACTTTACAAGTAGCGAAGGCTCGCCTTTTGAACGCCACTTTTACCGCATGCCTATCGACGGTGGGCCGCGAGAGCGCCTAACGACGCTGCCCGGCCGCAACGATGTGGTGCTCAGCCCTGACGAACAGACGATGGGTATACTTTATTCTTACAGTAACCGACCCCCAGAGATTTACCTGCAGCCACTACGGCGCGGGCGGCCTGCTGAGCCGCAGCGGCTTACGCATTCGCCTACTGAGGAATGGCTGGCCTATCCCTGGCGTGATCCGGAAATCCGTTTGATCGAAGCTTCCGACGGGGCACGCGTACCGGCCCGCGTCTATGAACCCGACGTGCTCAACGGGGCGGCTGTCTTTTTTGTGCATGGTGCCGGATACCTGCAAAATGTACATCGCTGGTGGAGCAGCTACTTCCGCGAATACATGTTCCACAATCTACTGGCTGACCTGGGCTACTTAGTACTCGACCTCGACTATCGGGGCTCGGCCGGCTATGGGCGCAACTGGCGGACAGCTATCTACCGGCACATGGGCGGTCGTGATTTGCAAGACTATGTGGATGCTTCGCGCTATGTCCAAGAGCATTATGGCATCCCGCCCGAGCGCGTGTTCATCTACGGCGGCTCTTACGGAGGTTTTTTGACGCTCATGGCGCTGTTTACAGCAAGCGAACATTTTGGTGGTGGGGCTGCACTGCGGGCGGTAACCGACTGGGCCCACTACAATCACCCCTATACGTCAAATATTTTGAATACACCGGAAACCGATTCGCTCGCATATGTGCGTTCCTCACCTATTTACCACGCTGAGGGGTTGCAAGACCCCTTGCTGATGTGCCATGGACTGGTAGACACCAATGTGCAGCCGCAGGATATCTTTCGGCTGGTGCAGCGCCTCATTGAGCTAGGCAAAGAAAACTGGGAGCTCGCTGTCTATCCGGTCGAGGGCCACGGTTTTGAAGAGCCTTCGAGCTGGACGGACCAGTACAAACGCATTTTGAAGCTCATCGAAGTTTCTGTGGGACCCAATCGGCAAAAGCCCTAAAATAAAAAGGCCCTGCCTCTGTGCAGGCAGGGCCTTCGAAGCTGCAGCGAGGGCTATTAAAACACGTAACGCACGCCAAGCTGAAGCTGCCAACGCGAAGCCAGGTTGTCGGTGACGAGTAGGTCGTCCCGGTCACTGATCGGCCTAAAGCGCACAATGGCGCGGCCCTGGGCATCATAGCCCTGGAAGTCGAGCAGCGGAACGGTTTCAAACGAGGCGTAGCGGACGTTGCCCCAGTCGCTGTTGAGAAGGTTCAGCACGTTCAGTAGCGTGGCCGTGATTTCCAGGCGCTGGTTGCGGAGGGTTTGGATTTCCTGCACCACGTTCAGGTCCAGCAGGTTGCGCCAAGGTGTGCGGGCCGAATTGCGCGGCACAATCTGACCGCGATATTTCCGAAGGCTGGGTTCGCTTTCGATGAAGGCATTGAGTTCGTTCCAGCCTCCAGGCGAGTCGGCTGTAAAGACGATCTCGTTGGCGTTGGCGGGTACGTAGATTGGATCGTTGTCGCGGCGCGTGTCGGCGTTTGCGTTGCCGTTATAGATCCAGGTGAAGGGGCTGCCCGAGCGCCCTTCATAGACTAGCATAACCGTTGTGGCAAAGCGGCGCTGGTAGCGCACACGGTAAGACAGGTGGGCTAAAATGCGATGGCGCACTTCAAAGTCGGCTGTGGCCAGCTCAGGGTTATTCACGTCGCGGGCTTCGTTAAACTGCCAGTTCGAAATAGCCCGGCTTGAAGTGGCATTGTTAACATTTTCAGCACGGTTCCAGGTGTAGAAAAGTGCACCTCCTAGCCCCTCGGATTGGGTTTCGCGCTGCACCCCAAGGGTTAGGCTTGTGCTGTAGCCTTTGTCGGTGTTTTTAAGCAGGATGGCGTTTGTAAAGCGCGGGTCTTTGCGCTCGGTTCGGCCGTTGAAGCTCGGCTGTCCGTAGAGCACCCGGCCCCCCTGCGCTGTGCCTGTCCGCACGATGTTCAGGTTCTCAAAGACAACGTCGTTCAAGGTTTTCGAATAGAGGAACTCTACGGTGCCGATTAGTCCATAGGGCAATCGCTGATCGAGGGCCAAATCGGTACGCCAGACCTGTGGAAACTTGAAGTCTGCTTCGATCAGGTTAACCTCGGTGGTGGTGATGGGTGCCAGGCCGCAGGTAGTACCCAAGGCCGTTCCAGGACGCGGCTGAGCGCTTGGATCCGGTGTAGGCACAAAGCATCCCGCAGGCAGATTGCGGGCATCAACGCGTCCAAAATCTACCCCGGTATTGCTGTACTGGTTGGAGATCCACACAAACGGGGTGCGGCCAGAGAAAATGCCTGTGCCCCCACGGAGCTGTGTGGTGCGGTCGCCTTTGGAAAGATCCCAGTTGAAGCCCAGGCGCGGCGACCAGAGCAGGTTACCACTGGCCGTGGTAGAGGTTCGGTAGCCAGGGAAAGCTTCAGGCACAGCGGGGTTGTCCAGTGGTTTATCCGGATACAGGGGTACGTCCACGCGCAGGCCTAAGGTTACACTAAGGTATGGTGTGGCCTGATACTGGTCTTGCACGTAGAAACCGAGCTGGTAGGCGGTAAACTCAGCTCGTGGTTGAGGATTGTTCAGGAGCGAATAGCTAAAGTAGTAGCGCGACGGCCGTCCTGCCTCAAAGTCGGCAATGCTGTTAAATTCATACGCGCCGTAGTAATCCTGGATAAACAGGTTGCTGAAACGGTAGATTTGATTGCTGGTCCCGAGGGTGAAGGTGTGTTTCCCCCGGAAGTAGGTCAGGTTGTTGGTCAACTCCCATAGGTCTTGGTCTAAGGCGTTGGCTTGGGAGAAGCGGTCGATGCCCAGATTGACTGTATAGCGGCCGTTGACCAGGATGCTGACCTGAGGAAACGGCTCGGCTTGGACGGTTCGTTTATCGCGAATGCGCGTGTAGACCAGCCGGGCTTCGTTGAACAAGTTGGTACCAAAGGTGCTTTTGAGCTCCAGCACACTCGAGTGCTGCACGCTCTCAAAAATCCAGCGCCGGTTGGACAGGTCGAAGCTAAAGGCGCCGCGGTTAATGCCTTCGTCTTTATTGGCGTTGACGTAATTATGGCGCAGCGTTAGCCGATGGCCAGCGGCCAGATTCCAGTCGATTTTGGCCAGTAGCTTTAAGTTATCCGTACCGTTCGAAAGCGGATCATAGCTGCCTGGATCATAGCCGTAGCGCGTGCGGGCAAGGTTAATGATGCGGTTTAGAGAATCGGCTGTCACGTTAAAGATGGTTGCGGCCCGGCTGCCCACAATGCCCACGTCGAGGGGTGTTTTTCGGCGCTGATATTCCGCATTGACGAAGAAGAACGCACGGTTGGGTTGGATAGGGCCACCGATGTTGCCGACCAGCGTATACTCCGAGAAGTCGCCGAAGGGGACGGTTTCGCCAGCAGGCGTTTTAAGATCACCCACAAAGTTCTGGTTTCGACCCAGGTAACGTACCGATCCACTTAGGCGGTTGGAGCCGCTTTTGGTGATCGCATTAATCGCGCCGCCAGTAAAGCCGTTGTAGCGGACGTCAAAGGGTGCAATGTCGATATTGAATTCTTGGATTGCATCCAGCGAGATGGGTTGCGCGTCGGCCTGTCCGCCAGGCATACCCGTTCCGGAGAGGCCAAAGACGTCGTTTAACGTAGCCCCATCGATCTGGATGTTGTTGTAGCGATTGTTACGGCCCGCCAGTGAAAAGCCTCCGCTCGCTTGAGGCGTTAGGCGCGTGAAGTCGGCCAGGCTGCGTGTAATGGTAGGTAAGCGCTCGATAGTTTGGGCGTCGATGTTCGTGCTAGCACCGGTGCGGTCGGAATTGAGAACCGAGCTACGAACGCCCACTACCTCGAGGGCCTCGAGCTGGACCGTAGCCTCGGCCAAGGCAAAGTCCAACACGCGCGCTTGACCCAAAGGCAGCATCAGGTCGGTTTCTCGACGCGTTTGGTACCCCACAAAGGACACAGTTACCGTGTAAGGCCCGCCTGGCCTGAGGTTTAAAAGGGCATAACGCCCGTCTGCTTGCGTAATGGTGCCGTACGTGCTACCGGTAGGTTCATGAATAGCCACCACGTTGGCTCCAGGTAGCGGATCGCCCCGCTCGTCGGTAACCGTTCCGGTTAAGGCAGCAGTGGTGACACCTTGGCCGTAGGCCACTACGGAAAGTCCTGCCCAAAGGAGCCAAAAGCTCAGTAAGCGTCGCATAGGAAAACTTTAGGTTAGGTTCACAAGTGGGTTGCGTGGAAAGCACACGGGCTAAAACTACAGTGCCTGTCCCATTAAAGGTGTGAAGTATCGCGGCATTACGGTTTGTTAAAATGCTTTTTGGCGAATGATGCTGTCTGCGGACTTGTATCCTTCGCGGAATCCGTGTAGCTTTTAGCAGTGTTCTTCGCGGCAGTTTTGCAGCTTCAAGCTATGGGTTTGCCGTGTTGTCCTAGGTCTACTTTTTGGAAGCGCTTTTTAATTGGCGTTTTCTGTATAGGCTGTGTAGAAGTGGGGTGGGCCCAGGGATTTGAGGAAGCAGTGGTGAACATTGGCAACGTAGGGCTGACCATTACCAACGCCGGCTTTGTGGGCCGGGCTAACGTCCGCAATAACCCTGCAGGACCACCTTCGTTTGAATACCCCCTGGATTCCGGTGTAGAGCACTTGTTTGAAGCTGGCCTGTGGATTGGGGCAGTGCGTCGCGACGGTCTCATTACGGTGCGTACGGGAGCCATCACCTCTTCGGGCGGCTATCGCCCAGGGGCAGAAGGGTACGAGCTAGCTCCCTTGGAGCCCATCGTTGAGCGCTCTACGCTGCCTACCTCGCCGGTTTTTACCCGCATCGCTACGAGTCATCAGGATTTTCTGACGGCTTATACCGACACTGCACGTTTTCTTCCGGGCACCCGTATTCCGATGCCAGATCCTGCTGGGCAGCTAGGGGTTAAGATCCTGCAAACCAGCTATGCCTGGAATTTCGCTTTTACCGAAAGCTTTGTCATCCTCAACTTTGACCTCATCAACCTTAGCAATCAGCCTTGGGATAGCGTCTACGTAGGCCTCTTCCACGACTTGGTCGTGCGCAATGTTAACACGACCCAAGATCAAGGCAGCGCCTTTTTCAACAAGAATGGTGTAGGATTTATTGACACGCTGCATGCTACCTATGCCTTTAATGCGGGAGGGACAGAAGAATCCATTAATACCTATGGAGCCATTGCCTTTTTAGGGGCGGAGTGGCGTGATCCGCGCAGTGGGCAGTACCGCTTCTTTCACCCGAACGTCGCTGAAGAATACGTGCGCGATGGCTACACGCCACCCGTGGTTAATCCGCGCTGGTGGCTGTTCAGTGGGGGCACCGACGAGCGTTCGCGACCTACCGACGACCGCACACGTTACCAGCGCATGGGCACGCCCTATCCTAACCCGGCAGACTATGGAGGATGTCGAGGGGTGCATGATTTGGCTTGCCAGGATCCAGCCTATCTTGAAGCGCTTAGGGTCTGGCGTGAAGAGCTGCGTACCGCCGGCCAACGGGCCCAAGGTAACTGGATTGGCCTGACCTCGGTTGGCCCCTTTGGGCAGGTACTGCCAGGAGATACGCTCCGGGTGACCTTTGCCTTTGTTGGAGCGCTTAAGCCGGAAGCCTATCAAGGGCTTGCAGCACGTCCTATCGACAACGACGAAAGCCGCCGCTTGCTTTACACCAACCTGTTCTGGGCTCGGCGTACCTATGCGGGAGAAGACCAGAACTATAACGGTCGCTTGGATCCTGGCGAAGACGTAAACGGCAACGGTCGCCTAGATCGGTATTTGATTCCCGAGCCACCACCGGCGCCACGCGTGCGGGCAGAATTTACCACAGAACCTGATCCCCAGACTGGCCAATTGCACACCGGCGTAGTGCTCTACTGGGATCGCAGTGCTGAGGCAGCGATCGATCCGGTCACGGGACGCCGCGACTTTGAAGGCTACCGCATCTATCGCTCCAACCCGGGCGACGACCTGCGTGGCAACTTGCTCGACCGTGCTGTCTTGATTGCGCAATATGACAAACCGGGCAATCGCATAGGCTTTAACACCGGCTTTGAAGCAATCCGGCTGCCGGAGCCCATCACCTTCCCAGGGGATACCACCCAATATTGGTATCGCTTTGAAATGCCCAACCTGCGGGCGGGCTGGCAGTATCTGTTTATTGTAACTGCTTTCGACGAAGGCGACCCAGAAGCTGGCTTAGCCCCACTGGAGTCTTCTCGCGTCGCTAGCGCTTTGCGCCTCTTCCCAGGGACTACCCCCACCCCACGCGGTTCCGTAGGTGTTTATCCTAACCCTTATCGCGCTGGAGCAGCCTGGGACGGCGGGACCAGCCGCACCCGCAAGCTCTATTTCTACAACTTGCCCGCGCGTTGCGAAATCCGCATTTACACACTGGCTGGGGAAATTGTCAAAACCCTCTATCACGATGCGGCCACCTACCAGGGTGATATCCGCTGGTTTAATGACTTCAGTGCTCCCGGCCGGCAGCTTAGTGGGGGCGAGCACGCTTGGGATTTGCTTTCGGAAAACGGCCTTGAACTGGCTGCCGGACTTTATCTCTTCACCGTGAAGGACCTTGAAACCGGCGAGGTCCAACGCGGAAAGTTCGTGATTCTCAAATAACCAAACCTACTACTGCCATGCGACGCATTGCTACCATACTGTGGGTACTGAGCCTCTTGCTGGCTATGCCTACAAAGGCTCAGATTAAAGAGGTGACGGTGCGCGAAATTAACCAGCTTCATCCAGATAGCCTAGCACTGCTCAAACAGCTGGGCACGTCGCTGACCGCCGCCCGCATTAACCAGCTCATCCGATCCCCCTTAACCGGCGATACCGTACGGTTTACAGCAGTTGTGATGAGTGACCCATTAAACTCCGGACTCGCTGGGCTCACTTCAGATGGGGTTCCTGCGCGTCTGCACGTCTTTGTGCGCGACACCGCAGCGGTTTCCCAAGGCCCAGAGGGCATGACCATTCAAGTTGTCGACGGCGCTTACGAGACAACCGGACTAAAAAATCTGGCAAAAGGGGATGTAGCCACGTTTACAGCTGTGGTCACCTATTTCGATAATACAATTCAGATTGTTCCATTAAATATCGAATTTTTGGGATCTTATGCTAATCTAGGTCTGCCTGATTCGCTGCTTGATCCCGTGGTGGTTACGACAGCCGATCTCAACATGAACGTGGCTGAGGGAAAGGTACAAGTGAACTGGGACAATTTCGCCCGGCTCAATAACCAGTACGTCCGGATTGAACAGGCCACAATGCTGCGCAGTACGCTGGCGGATCAGGGACGGCCAAACTGGCTTTTTTCTTCGGATGGAGGACAGACGTTTGTGCAGGCCGACGACATTTCGCTGCGTTTCCGAAACGATCGCGCCAATTATCCTGCTGAATACAACAAACGTCCAACGAACAGTCCCTTCCAGCCCCCGCCCCCTGGTGCGCTCATCAATGTGCAAGGATTTGTTGTTTTCCGGGGGTACTTTGAGGCCTTTGACTTAGGGGCACTGCCCCCGGGCGCCATGTTGCGGCTGGCACCTTTTGAGGATAGTGATCTGGAATTGGTGGAATCACCCCCAGTGATTTCCAGTGTGGGACGGCCTACCTCTGTCCCGGGTAACGAACCAGTAACGGTTACCATTGAAGTGGCTCCCGATCCCAACCGACAGCTTGCGCGCGTAGAGGTGCACTACTACACCAGCTCGAATCCCGATACCCAAGTGGTGCAGGCTACGGCTGCGGGGGGTAAGGCCATGGGCCCAGGTGTGCAGGCCGTCTACCAAGCGCAAATTCCTGCAGCGCCCGATGGTGACTTTGTAATCTACTGGGTCGAAGCCGAAGACAACACCGGTGCGCGCACGCGCTCGCCTAATCAGAACTACCGTGTGCTTTATGGCGGTATTACACAGGTAGCTCATATTCAAGAGACCGCCACAGGTGGACCGGGTGGCAGTCCTTTTGCTGGGATCACGACCAACATGGATTTGCACGTCGTCGTCCAAAGCCAGCCGTCGGTTTCAGGTTTGGTTGCTGTACAGGACGATCCTAACCTGGGACCGTGGTCAGGCATCTTACTCAACCTGCCAAGCGGCGTGCGCGACACGCTCCAACGGGGCGACCGCTTGCATATCACGCGGGCAGAGATCCGCGAAAACTTTGATGTAACCGAACTGCGCAATGTGACCCTTACCCGTGAGGGCAGAGGCGACTTCTACGGCTATAAAACGGTCACCACCAACGCCATGCGGGACTTAGCCATTGCCGAAGCCCATGAAGGCATGCTCGTGCGCTTTGAGAATGTGACAATCATCAGTCCTGATGAAGGCTTTGGAGAATGGTCTTTCTCATCAGATGGCACGGCTGCAAACAAAG
This Rhodothermus bifroesti DNA region includes the following protein-coding sequences:
- a CDS encoding TonB-dependent receptor gives rise to the protein MRRLLSFWLLWAGLSVVAYGQGVTTAALTGTVTDERGDPLPGANVVAIHEPTGSTYGTITQADGRYALLNLRPGGPYTVTVSFVGYQTRRETDLMLPLGQARVLDFALAEATVQLEALEVVGVRSSVLNSDRTGASTNIDAQTIERLPTITRSLADFTRLTPQASGGFSLAGRNNRYNNIQIDGATLNDVFGLSGTGMPGGQADAQPISLDAIQEFNIDIAPFDVRYNGFTGGAINAITKSGSNRLSGSVRYLGRNQNFVGDLKTPAGETVPFGDFSEYTLVGNIGGPIQPNRAFFFVNAEYQRRKTPLDVGIVGSRAATIFNVTADSLNRIINLARTRYGYDPGSYDPLSNGTDNLKLLAKIDWNLAAGHRLTLRHNYVNANKDEGINRGAFSFDLSNRRWIFESVQHSSVLELKSTFGTNLFNEARLVYTRIRDKRTVQAEPFPQVSILVNGRYTVNLGIDRFSQANALDQDLWELTNNLTYFRGKHTFTLGTSNQIYRFSNLFIQDYYGAYEFNSIADFEAGRPSRYYFSYSLLNNPQPRAEFTAYQLGFYVQDQYQATPYLSVTLGLRVDVPLYPDKPLDNPAVPEAFPGYRTSTTASGNLLWSPRLGFNWDLSKGDRTTQLRGGTGIFSGRTPFVWISNQYSNTGVDFGRVDARNLPAGCFVPTPDPSAQPRPGTALGTTCGLAPITTTEVNLIEADFKFPQVWRTDLALDQRLPYGLIGTVEFLYSKTLNDVVFENLNIVRTGTAQGGRVLYGQPSFNGRTERKDPRFTNAILLKNTDKGYSTSLTLGVQRETQSEGLGGALFYTWNRAENVNNATSSRAISNWQFNEARDVNNPELATADFEVRHRILAHLSYRVRYQRRFATTVMLVYEGRSGSPFTWIYNGNANADTRRDNDPIYVPANANEIVFTADSPGGWNELNAFIESEPSLRKYRGQIVPRNSARTPWRNLLDLNVVQEIQTLRNQRLEITATLLNVLNLLNSDWGNVRYASFETVPLLDFQGYDAQGRAIVRFRPISDRDDLLVTDNLASRWQLQLGVRYVF
- a CDS encoding T9SS type A sorting domain-containing protein, giving the protein MRRIATILWVLSLLLAMPTKAQIKEVTVREINQLHPDSLALLKQLGTSLTAARINQLIRSPLTGDTVRFTAVVMSDPLNSGLAGLTSDGVPARLHVFVRDTAAVSQGPEGMTIQVVDGAYETTGLKNLAKGDVATFTAVVTYFDNTIQIVPLNIEFLGSYANLGLPDSLLDPVVVTTADLNMNVAEGKVQVNWDNFARLNNQYVRIEQATMLRSTLADQGRPNWLFSSDGGQTFVQADDISLRFRNDRANYPAEYNKRPTNSPFQPPPPGALINVQGFVVFRGYFEAFDLGALPPGAMLRLAPFEDSDLELVESPPVISSVGRPTSVPGNEPVTVTIEVAPDPNRQLARVEVHYYTSSNPDTQVVQATAAGGKAMGPGVQAVYQAQIPAAPDGDFVIYWVEAEDNTGARTRSPNQNYRVLYGGITQVAHIQETATGGPGGSPFAGITTNMDLHVVVQSQPSVSGLVAVQDDPNLGPWSGILLNLPSGVRDTLQRGDRLHITRAEIRENFDVTELRNVTLTREGRGDFYGYKTVTTNAMRDLAIAEAHEGMLVRFENVTIISPDEGFGEWSFSSDGTAANKVKADDRSNAVASDFAVNTFRAGDQVSFIQGIWWYSFGEYKLVPEDPATDIGTITDVELREHLPATFGLLPNYPNPFAELTTLRYALPQTGPVRLEVFDLLGRRVAVLVEGVQPAGIHEMKLDGRNLSNGLYVVRLTTESGTATRTIVRMK